Part of the Xenopus laevis strain J_2021 chromosome 2S, Xenopus_laevis_v10.1, whole genome shotgun sequence genome is shown below.
GTTATTGTAATGTCTGCTACTTTGGAAACTCAAAAACTCTCTTTGTTTTTTGGAAATTGCCCTGTTGTAACCATCCCAggaaaactttttccaattaaggAGCGATTCCTTAATCTTATTGGCCCCAGGGACAAAGACAGTACAGCATATGTTACAGAGGTGAGTCTGTTTTCATATGTGTACGTAGAGGTacttctgtatattttatttttactggaaaaaacaCAGACCTGCAGATCTTTGAGTAAAATATAATGGGCCTTAAATGCCTAATTATTTGGCAGTTCTTTGCATACATACATGCAAGGAATGTTCTATATATACATTCAGCTTTGGTATTTTATGTGAATGCCTGTCAGAGGAAAATAATATTGAAAAAGCCCTGTACAAATAAGTACTTACTGCTTTTTTACCACGGCTCTTATATTTACATCCTCCAATTTATTAAGAGACACCAAAATTGGTGGGGGATTTTCCATAGCTTCAGGCAATAAGAggttaatggaagcaaaacagaTACCGAAAAATGTGAGACGCCAACACTGATTTAAGTTAAGCTTAAAGGTAAACAGGATCCTTAATTTAGTGATCATTTCATTCTATGTTCCTGTGAAaggacttttttttccccttctattTCATTTTATACCCTTGGGGCTGGAAAATAGTGTACTCAACTGTAGAAGTAAATGCTTTAATACAGCCTGgcatttttttgttgcttttatgTTATCTCTTGCTTGTCTATTAGGGCAGCGTCacatcgcttcttctttgggcgactaatctccccgaactgccttcccgccggctagaatgtaaatcgctggcggaatggcacttggaacgcttcgatttccgaagttgctcctcgaggcaacttcgggcgacatcggaaagctgaagcgatctgagtgccatcccgctggcgatttacattctatccggcggaaaggcagtttggggagattagtcgccagaagaagaagcgatttgtcgatgggcgactaatttccctaaATAgcagcatgtctctgcccttaaagtaccTGTAACAGAGATTTTAAATTAGAAGCACAGTCCCAAAAATCAATTATTTGCTAGGGTATTTTCAGCCATGCAGTGATTGAATGGGTTCAGTTTAGGACTCTTACTGATTCCTGTACTGCTGGGTTCTCAAGTTACTCCTCCTGTAAAagtatgcctttttttttttttttcaaacccggCTCTGCAGCTTTCAAGGACATCAGTTAATACTCAATAATGCTCAATAATGTAGATTGATTGTAGTCTTTGCTATATGAACCTTTTGGATAAATAGTGTGTTagaattgctgtattttattaATAAGTAATTTTTGCTTCTTTACTGCAGACAGTGAAAGTTACTCTACAGACCCACTTAAATGAGACTGAAGGTGATATTCTGGTATTTCTTACAGGTAAAAAATTCTATAATAAAGTGAGCCATCTCCATCTACGTGCAGCAGTCACTTACTTTTTCAGTTCTCATacttttgcatgtttttattactGTGCCATCATATTATCTAGCTCTGTTTCAAGGAATGAATTGTGATGCTTAGTGGTACTGATACTTAATAACCATGTTTTTCTGCAGGTCTGTCATGGGACAGATATAGTATGCATTCCTATAAATAATATTGTTAACACATGCATAAACAGACTTATCTAAAAATAGGTAATGTGGAGTTATCACACGTAGTAACTGTTCaggcaaaataaatcaattgCCCTATAGGAGATTTTTGTAAGGGTGGTTATCCTGGGAAGGGGAATTTTGCCATTTAACTCTAACCACAACCAAATGGCCACACTGTCCTTTGTACTCCTAACTGTGTGTTCACAAACAGGAAGCTCAAAGTAAAAAGGCTAGAGTCAGGCAAAATTACTATATGTGCATTATTCAAAGCATGTGAATGAATGCACTTGCACTAATTCTTCCTTTGAACTTTTATTCTATAACCTAGTTAACAGGTAAGATGGCCCTAATGAAATGATTAACCGTAAGGACGGTAAGGCATTAAATGGCCAAAGTGTAATAACCACTAGGATTCTTACATGTATCATAAAGTGGTGCAAAGGTCTATTGAGGGAAAAACACATctttatatcaaataaatatcTGCACTCTGAtactcttcctgcttctttttacGTCCAGCGTTAGGTTCAAGAGGTAACATTTAATTGcccccttttatttaaaatattaaaacatggtCATAGCTGCCAACCCTGCCATAGTTATGGAAATAGctaaaattatttagaaaaacccCCCCACCAATTTTCACTTTAAATTGCCTTTAGACTGTGTCTTATCACTGTAGCGTTGTTCCTCCCTTGTGGGAGTATATTACTCTCTGGTTTATAGCCTCTTATTCTTTTTCACAATTGTGCCACAAGTTTTTATCTACCTTTCAAATTTCACTTCAGGCCAGGCTGAAATAGAGAGAGCATGCAATTTACTGTTCAAAAAAGCTGAGGCAATTGACTATCGGCATGATTTGTATGACCGTTCTGTCGAAGGCCTGCTAATTCTACCACTATATGGGTCTATGCCAACAGGTAAGTAATAAGACTAAGGCCAAAGCCTTCACAGAAATTATGAAATAATGTACTTACAGTCATAGGTTTGTCTGGGACgagtagcaaccaattagcaaagtgcaatttttcagATGCCAATAGCCATTTTTATAACCCACAACGGAGTCATTTTTCCTCCGAATTTTTCTTAAGAATTCACCTGAATAGCAGGATGTGGCAAGCATTATACTTCTGTAAGAAGGTGGGATTAAAGTTAAAatctaatattaaaggggttgttccccttcaaacacttcttttcagttcagttggtttcagatagcttaccagaaataaagaccttttccaattactttctattttctatgtgtgaccattgttctaatattgaagagtaaagttaaatttttcaccttctaaagcagctctgggggggggggggttgctgaccctgtaaactgttctaaattgatacatttagttgatacatttcttatctttgtcactgCTCAGCAGAatatctgggtttcattaaaagcagttagaattgatacaatagttgctgatactccagagatgagaaATATATCagctaaattttgcaaaatttaaacagtttagagtctgcacctgaattgctgagctgccagcctcaaacaccagagacagggatattaaactttaaacttagattttgaaaaaactgtaaaaaataaaaaatggaaagtaaatgaaaaaagtcgttatttctggggaacaatctaaaaacaattgaactggaaaaagtgtttggaaggtgaacaaccactttgtTATTAATTGGAGAAACGAGTCAGGGTGTTCTATATGGACTGGGTAGAGGTTTCCTTAAATAAAGACGCAAACGTTTTTTGTACCACAATCCGTGAACACCAGACTCAATGCCTGCTTTCAATCCACAGATTGGTACATACTACGGACCATAAGTGGTGACCCACCGATAAACTTATAAGTGGAAATAAGCAGTAAATATTTAgaaaactagataaataggcCTTCCGATAGAACCCTATTAAAGTCCTTATTATATAAAGACAGAGAATGTTTAAAATAaccattttatttaacattatgtTATAAAGTTAATGgttaaaaagctaaaaacataGATTACATGGACTAAAATGTACATACTCCATCTCCTGTAATACTTCAAAGACTGAATAATATCGATAGCAGAGAGACGTGATATAAAGAATATGTACATTAAAACCATAATGCTTTAAATGTCTTGAAGAGTTGAAAAATGTCTATAACAATGCAAATGTGATATTCTAATAATGTGGAGATGGTTTGACATTAACACTGTACAATAATTGCTCCAATaaaaaatcgttaaaaaaaaatctaacatgaAGCTAATTATCTGTGGGACACATTTGCACCATGTTACTGCATGTAACAACTTCTACCCTATTTAtgaataacataaaaataaaggaacCAGTTAAGTAATATGATCTAGACATGTATTGGGGGCATTTATCCTGACTTGTAGGCTAACTGCATTGTTTTGTCTATCTGCatctcttttttttgttattcatatGGGTTGGGCTTGATGCAGCTCTGTCAATAAAATCAGGGAGATACATGCACATGATAGtctgaaagtgaaaaaaatacatgCACATGATAGtctgaaagtgaaaaaaatacatgCACATGATAGTCTGAAAGTGATAAAATCTGTGACCTTTCAAAGTATACACACACTTTATTTTTTAGTACAGGTGCAGTGTTTAATATCACTTTTACAATACTTAATTTTCAATGGATAAGTGATATATAAGGGTCAACATAATAATATGTGTGGGCAACATGTTTATTGTGGTGGCCTTGAGGtggtacattatggggcacatttactaagggtcaaagtgaattttcgaattaaaaaaactttgaattttgaattttttgggtacttcgaccatcaaataagccaaattcgacttcaacttcgattcgaattgaaaatactttgaatattcaaccattcaaaaatcgaagtactgtctctataaaaaaaacttcgacttcgacagttttaacctgccgaattgctatgttagcctatggggacctcctagaacctagagccaaaatttggctaagtttaaaagtcagttgttttttttgaaaatcaaaactaaaaaattcaaaaagaaaacttcaactatcgaatttgcccaattcgaaggtcgaagttttttaacttcgaaattcgacccttgataaatcttccccccaTGTGTCGCATTTCCTGCTGTTCACCAATGCAGGTCACTTCACAGCCTGCTATTGATATTCTGCTACAGTTGTCAATggcctgatgtttttttttttttttccagatcaaCAGAAAAGAATATTTCTTGCACCCCCAGCAGGCATAAGAAAATGTGTCTTGTCCACAAATATTGCAGCAACATCTGTAACCATTGAAGGGATAAGGTATGACCtagtttgaaatgtttttttttcacactttgcatTGGTACTATCTTTAAAAGGGTGGGGGGGACAATGTTTATtctacatatattaatatattaaaactgCACATCAATACATGATTGTCAGGGCAAAGAGGTGAGCTTGATATAACCCTTGCCCCTTTTAGGATAAATGTCCATCactaaagttaattaaaaattgtgGAGTTCCCATAACAGTTACAATGCATTTGAAggaaaatgcacataaaaatgtttaatgtccAACataattttaatggtttttatcCTTTTGTCCAATTTATTGCAGTTGGAAACGTTTAATGATTTCTATAGACTGATTATTCTTTTTATATAGATTGATAGTCTATaaactggttttttttcttctaggtaTGTGGTAGACAGTGGATTTGTGAAGCAGTTAAACTATAACCCCAGAGCTGGACTGGATATTCTGGAAATTGTTCCAATCTCAAAGTACGTCACCAGAAACAATGTTCttgtttaacaaaaaatataattgggAAATGTTGTTTTAAGTTATTGTGGAATTTCCTTCTTTTTTGGCAAAGGAGTGAAGCTGTGCAGAGAGCTGGAAGAGCAGGTAGAACTGCACCTGGGAAGTGTTTTAGAATTTACAGTGAGGAATTTTGGGAGAAATGTATGCCTGATCATATGATACCTGATATTAAGAGAACCAGCCTAGCTTCTGTTATTTTGACCTTGAAGTGCCTGGAAATCCATGATGTCATTAGGTAAGACCATTGTTAACATTTCTGCAAATATATTATTCTTTGaccaagaatgtttttttttttattttttttgaggcAATGTCATAAAGGATGTTTTGTACCAGCAAATGGATGTCACTGGTCATTGGTTGCTTACGATTAACATTGTTGGGCAATTTTGAAGATTTTCCGATTTATATATGGACAGAATTCTTAAATATCCATATCCAGTGCTTTGAAAATTCTTCAGCTGATACTTTCCCATACACAAGTACCTTACAGCAAGGCTTTTCTTTCACGCCCTTTTCCACCTGACACATGTTGTGTAAATAAATGTACGTTGCAGTTATATCTGCTTTGACTTTCTCCTTTCCTATTAATATAAAGATGCCTTGACAATTCTCCTATTCTGAATGAATTATTCTATACTGAAATTTTatctgcaatatttttatttcaaatctttGAAATAAAAGTCAGTCATATGaaacagtttgggaacccctctcagcctgcataataattatgcagcctgcataataatttacaaaaaaaagataacagtggtatgtctttcatttcccaggaacatctgagtactgggagGTTTTCAGAACAAAGAagcaatattcagttgtatgaaattaaatcaaatgtggaaaaactggctgtgcaaaaatttgggtacccttgtcattttgctaatttgaatgcatgtaactgcacaatactgattactggctacgccaaattggttggattagctcgttaacccttgaacttcataggcaggtgtgtccaatcatgagaaaagatatttaaggtggccaattgcaagttgtgcttctgtttgactctcctttgATGAGTAACAGCATGGAATCCTCAAACAACCCTTCAAAAGATCTGaaacaaagattgtttagtatcattgtttaggggaaggctacctcagaggtttaaactgtcagtttcaactgtaaggaatgtaattaggaaatggaagaccacaggcacagttgctgtaatacccaggtctggcaggccaagaagaATACTGGAGCGGCATAtacagaggattgtgagaatggttacagacaacccaaagatcccctccaaagacctgcaagaacatcttgctgcagatggtgtatctgtacatcgttctacaattcagcacagtttgcacaaataacatctgtatggcagggtgatgagaaagaagccctttctgcactcacgccacaaacagagtcgcttgttgtatgcaatagctcatttagacaagccacagtcatttggaacaaagtgctttggctgatgagacaaaaatgtagttatttggtcataacaaaaagcgctttgcatggcggaagaagaacaccgcattccaaaaaaaactactttgaaagctcagccaatgataaacaaaactccaaagaattaagaggggttcccaaactttttcataagaTTGTATATATGCGGCCTACCataaagagattatacattattccctgcccttttgttttgCCTTAAGAAAAATCAGGTTCTCAATGGGACAGATATTGATACTTTATTTAGTTCATTTTAACACATTCATCTTTTTGTTATAAAACACTCCAGTTTTGATTTGACCTTGTGTTTAGCATCATTCCTAAATTAATAAATTACTcccatgcatttctttttttttagcaaatggaAACAGGTTCTAGTGTcatatttgcctgtattttgcgTTATCCATTTTAGTATCCTAGAATGATGTGTGCTGATGTGTATAGCCCACCGAGTCTGGCTGTATAATGAAATAAgcttataaatatttaatgaaaaatatggaTGTCTAAGGGTTTGGTATGGATTTTAGAATATACTTAAGAGCAAGTATTGATTGATTTTGCACTTGGGTGGAACAAGCTTGTTCTGGAGTGTGAGGCATTCCTGATTTACAGCCCACATTTCTGAAGTGAGAGAAGAGCCAAGAGTGCAATGAACTCCATAATTCTTATTGTCTTTGTATTGAGAGTTTTGATTTGATTGACCCATATCTATAGTGAAGTATGGTGGTGGTAGTATCATGCAGTGGGGATGGTTTTCATCAGCCTAGGCATCTGGGCTTCTTATTAAATTAGAGAACCTGGTTCAAAGTTCAGTCAGGTCTGACAGGTTATATAAATGTCAATGAGCATATACCAAATCACATATTTATAATAGAAATTCTGTTGTTTGTACAACCTTGCTTTACAATAAAGAATAATTTCACGGCTGCCATATTCCTAAAAGTTAGTATGTATGTTCTGTGCCAAATGTAGATTTCCCTATCTTGATCACCctgaagaaaaacacattttagaggCACTTAAAAAGCTTTACCAGTGTGGTGCAATTGACAGGTAAGTATCTTTTTCTAAtcctaaaacataatttatataaaaaataactgcaaaacaaGTGTGTCTAATGAAGGGAACATCATGAAGAAATGAGTGGAGATGAACACTGCCAAAGCCcctcaaataactttttttttacattttttaaatacctttgaaaggcatatttaattacCTTGGGTTGATGTATTAACATGTGATAAATCGTACCAGTGTAGTTACCCAATAAGCAATGACTCCTGATCAGACTACTACGAGTAAGAAAATAAAGTAAGGATGTGTCTGGTTTAGTAAATACTTCCCCTGTCTTAATTACTATAAATCAGATCTGTGCAATTAACATTAATGTAATGTAGAGTGTTGTTGAATACATTCCAAttcatttcttataaaaactttaGGAAACATTCTCCCAATTAAGGTACCTACAACAGTAAcctggcacatttatcaaaggtcaaattttgaattcatgtgaattttatataactctgataaatttgaatatactcgaaattcgatggggggggatatttaaaaaaaaaatgtaatacctAAAACTCCAACGAATTTTACCtaaccgaaaactcaaatcgaatcactaaggctagtaacatcttcaaattggtcactggacctcatGAACtcagaaggttttaggtggcgaatagtcaaattcaaattttttaaggagaaaggtttgataaatcttcaaattcgaatttgaaataagattcaaattgagtttggattattcacaattcgaatttgagagttttgaccataaaaaaaattgaattcgactttgatttttcaattcgacccttaataaatctgcccccaagtgtttaaaATAAACTACATTCAGAAATAAGGCTGGATTTGGCACAAAACTCTAATTTTATTATaccaaaaacacagaaagaaagcAATGTTTTCTTATtgattaaagggcaaggaaagtcaTTACACCTAGTCTGTAGTATGTGTTAACAACCCCTCCTGCTGTAACTGATCGCTAGattattttatcaaaattcagTGTAGTATTCATCCTGTGCCCTCTGTCGTGTGCCTATGTCAGGCTGTTATGTCTGACATTTCTCTACGTGCGGCATTATCAAGATGGCCTAGTGGAACGCTATGCGCATGCGCCATTATTAAACTGACCCCTGATCTGCGTGCATTACAGCATCTCATGTCCTCTCATAAAAGTGCActtgtgaatatttttgcatgCACTGCTTTCTGATTTGAACAACTGCTCATGCTCCTGGATCTGTGGTGAATTATGGGTATTTCTATCCGTTAACtcagtgttttggttttttttaaaatgaagcacATGTGACAGCACTGGAAGTATGCTTGTGAAAGGTGAATAACTCTTTagtagactttccttgtcctttaaacagtactttttcatagatttttcttatttattaaacttttccCCTGATTTTTTCCTGTTCTGTACGCAAGAACTGGCTGCGTAACAAAGCTGGGGCATTTCATAATGGAATTCCCTCTGTCTCCCAATCTGGCTTGTGCTGTTATCAAAGCAACATCTTTTGGATGTCAAGAACTTCTGCTTCCAGTGGCTGCAATGCTTTCAGTTGAACATGTGTTCATACAATCTGgtaatatatattctctataaagTTATCCTATAAAGCTCACATAGGGTTGCATGGTCAGCATATGGACATCCTATTAAAAAAGATCAAGCTAAAATCTGATTGTTGAattcaaaaatgttgttgttgtttgATAAAATATAAAGTAGTACCAGTGAACATTCGAGTataatgttaaaatgtatatgaTATTTCACattatatgcatgtgtgtgtgtatatatatatatatatatatatatatatatatatatatatatatatatatatatatatatatatatatatatatatatatatatatatatatatatatatatatatgtatgtatatatatatatatatgatcctaCTCCCTGTAGGTTAATGCTTGGTTGATGTTCTGGATGCCCTTTTGTatgttgttttgaaaaaaacgatACCCACACAGTAGTTTAAATATTCCCCCAACACAAAATAGTATCTTGTGTATTGCAACCATATTGTGAACTATCTTCTAGAATATATGGGTTagattagctttttttccccaatatcAGACCATACAGCACATGGAGGCTAGTCCTTTGATTTTACTATTTGGGGAAATTGGGTTTGTACCCATTTAAAATACTGGATATGACACAAACTATATGTATCTGAGGTGTATAAAACTCCCACAATTTAATGTAATGTAACATCAAAAATATTAATTAGGTTGCCCTTTTTATTCAGTGCATTTTCTGTTGCAGTAGGGGAAGTCAAGTATTTATACCTGAATGTTTGATCGTCATTCTTTTTAAtgctataaattaattatacagcATGAGATCCATTTTAGGAATCATTAATCATTCATAGCAAGTAAGAGAAAGATTCTACATTTCTTTCTGCCCCAACCCAACATGTTAGAACAATGCAGTGTCCTCCCAAATGTCTGctttatttttgaaatattctattcaggagaatctcAAAAACAAAAGGAAGCTGGGCAAGGACATGAAGAGTTATCCCAACTGGCTGGTGGCTGCAATGACTTTGCTACTCTGCTTTATATATTTGAACAGTGCAAAACTAGGTAAGTTCTGATAAGAGCACTAATGTAAGTATCTACATATGGTGTCTGTTTCACAAAGTACATTATAATAGATCTGGGATATCTATTTTGTTGatgcaaaacaaaaagtaaagcaaaccctgtggctgctggggggcctgTATTGTAGAGGAACCAAAGTTGGTACAGTTCATTAGCAAGTTCAATATATGTTCCTAAAGCTAGATAAACTTCCTGTAGTTTTGCTGAATGGCCTGTAAAGAGTTATGGCCTCAAGAAAGAAAGAGTCCACTGGCTGACTTCCTTGCTTGAGGTTCCTTCTTAGCAATACTTAGAGATCCATTAAAATACTTATTTAAAAATGGGTTACAAATTCTGGTAATAATTGATATTAATAATGCAGCTTATTTACTATATTATAATATCAACTGTGTGCTGTCCCAGTAgttaatgttaaaatgtatatgtcaATGCTTCTATGCTTACCCATAATTATGCTGCCACCTTATGACCAAAGCTATATGGCAGGCTCTGTATTCCCTTGTTTCTAAAACCCTCTTCCTAGTCCCTTCCTCTTGTggtgtcagttcctcccatcattctttgtgttcctgccttctATGAGTGAGGAGCTACTCAGAGCTTCTCTGAGGTTAGAAAAatgaatattctttttgacctgcagcacatATACATCAACTGCAATATTTGTCCATCCACCCCAAATAAAGCACCTTTTCTGGATTCCAAGTGTCTGGCGAGTTCAGCCCTCAGTGGTTGTAAcggctccatacaggcccagcagggaggtctcatgGGGAAATCAGCCATTATCGCAGCAATTGTAGTCAAAATGGGGTAATTGTGGGTATCAATTATTTGTCAAGTTTGCCTTCTAATGTCTGGGAAATCACTGCTAGTTTCATGACCTTTCCAGTGATGTCAATTTTAAGCACCTTGTGGCAAGAAAATACTTTTTGGAGCAGATATCACTTGCCTACCTGATGGTGTATTTCGTAAAAAACACTTCCAGCATATCTTTACATTGTAATTTGAAAATGCTCTTACTTATAATGTCACTATTATtttctttaccagcccaaagcCTGCAGCATGGTGTCATAAAAATGGAATTCACTGGAGAGCTTTAAAATCTGCACTGAATGTGGAAAAGCAGCTTAAAGAGATAGCAAACAGACTAAAAGAGGTATGGTGCATTTTTACCTTTTGAGCAGCAGTGGGTGTAGAACTGGTTAGAATATAGTAACACAGGAATCGCATCTTTAtcagtgtttttttatatatagcgaATGTGTAAGAGGGTATTCTTCATTCAGAGAAGGTTTTACTTCAATTTGCTTTGTACACGGCTGCAAAGCCTTCTACTATAAGTCGCACATTCAACTTTTACATGGTGGTTAGAGGGCCACCCAGAGTGTACATTGACTACTGGGTGACCATCTTAACCTGAAGGAGCATACAGTGTACTGTTgttttcagaataatagcagtgtttaaaaaaatgaatgaagctcaaaatccttatcatagcttttatttccatacacacaaatgcattgggaacactgcacattctattccaaatcaaaacaggaagaaaaatataacaaatttgtgttattcctttacagaaagtgaagaaaatggaatattctgctgttccaaaaaaaatagcagtgacTGCATTCTTCTTTGTAATCTCAAAcactcactgtataaactgaaaaatgtttcaagattttgctttcctttgaatcattgattatttagttgtataatcactgtttcagagaactgctgcacatctttGTTGTATGGaatccaccaacttctggcaattcttctgcatttcttgattTTGCCTCCGAAACAGCATTTTGATGTCACCTCataagttttctattggattaaggtccgggcattgggctggccactccaacgtcaatcttgttggtctggaatcaagatgttgctcatttactggtgtatttggggtcgttgtcttgttgaaacatccatttcaagggcatttcctcttcgtcattaggcaacatgacctcttcaagtatattgatgtattgaaactgatccatggacatgtgataaataggcccaacaccatagtatgagaaacatctgCATATCaggatgcttgtgccaccatgttcactgtttcactgtcttcacagtttactgtggcttgaattcagtgttagAAGGtagtctgacaaactgtctgtggccccaaAAAGAACAACATAAGTTCTCAAAATGTTGTgtctttgcgggggcttcttgtcAACAACTTGGCTTCCCAtcggtgtcttctaattgtaacagtactcacttTAGACCTTGTTTGGTCTTCCTAAAACTGATCactggctgagtctttgccattttgactATTCTTTATTCACTCAAAtaatagttttctgttttctttcatgtctttcaggtttttattgccatttaaatgcatttgagatcattttagctgatcaGCCTTTCATTTTctacacttctttatatgtttcccctctccaatcaactctTTAAttaaagtacgctgttcttctgaacaatgtctggaacgacccattttactcagattttctgAGAGAAATGCCCTATAACCAGAATGCACAAtttttgctgccttccttccttttttaaataagggccgtaattgacacctgttttttcacagaatgacctcactaat
Proteins encoded:
- the dhx40.S gene encoding probable ATP-dependent RNA helicase DHX40 isoform X1, which codes for MEKSVRSRRREDNESFYNPILPIHKWKDELVRAAKDNSFLIVMGDTGSGKTTQLPQYLYKAGFGKNGMIGVTQPRRVATISVAQRVAEEMNCSLGSTVGYQVRFDDCTSERTVIKYMTDGCLLRNTLADPDLTKYSTIVLDEAHERSLSTDILFGLLKKQFQLGSRKRRKYPLTVIVMSATLETQKLSLFFGNCPVVTIPGKLFPIKERFLNLIGPRDKDSTAYVTETVKVTLQTHLNETEGDILVFLTGQAEIERACNLLFKKAEAIDYRHDLYDRSVEGLLILPLYGSMPTDQQKRIFLAPPAGIRKCVLSTNIAATSVTIEGIRYVVDSGFVKQLNYNPRAGLDILEIVPISKSEAVQRAGRAGRTAPGKCFRIYSEEFWEKCMPDHMIPDIKRTSLASVILTLKCLEIHDVIRFPYLDHPEEKHILEALKKLYQCGAIDRTGCVTKLGHFIMEFPLSPNLACAVIKATSFGCQELLLPVAAMLSVEHVFIQSGESQKQKEAGQGHEELSQLAGGCNDFATLLYIFEQCKTSPKPAAWCHKNGIHWRALKSALNVEKQLKEIANRLKENKDFPVEKFDGPRNEMLRHCLCAGYFSNVARRSVGRTFRTMDGHGSIIHIHPSSALFGKESQLEWILFHNVLVTSKIFVRTVCPIRYEWVKDLLPKLHDIDAYELSNVAREEVTAEEILKWESKEETKHRNDGTEEALNKIKKRNDDKSISDAKARYLQRKQQKSEMLKMEPS
- the dhx40.S gene encoding probable ATP-dependent RNA helicase DHX40 isoform X2 — translated: MEKSVRSRRREDNESFYNPILPIHKWKDELVRAAKDNSFLIVMGDTGSGKTTQLPQYLYKAGFGKNGMIGVTQPRRVATISVAQRVAEEMNCSLGSTVGYQVRFDDCTSERTVIKYMTDGCLLRNTLADPDLTKYSTIVLDEAHERSLSTDILFGLLKKQFQLGSRKRRKYPLTVIVMSATLETQKLSLFFGNCPVVTIPGKLFPIKERFLNLIGPRDKDSTAYVTETVKVTLQTHLNETEGDILVFLTGQAEIERACNLLFKKAEAIDYRHDLYDRSVEGLLILPLYGSMPTDQQKRIFLAPPAGIRKCVLSTNIAATSVTIEGIRYVVDSGFVKQLNYNPRAGLDILEIVPISKSEAVQRAGRAGRTAPGKCFRIYSEEFWEKCMPDHMIPDIKRTSLASVILTLKCLEIHDVIRFPYLDHPEEKHILEALKKLYQCGAIDRTGCVTKLGHFIMEFPLSPNLACAVIKATSFGCQELLLPVAAMLSVEHVFIQSGESQKQKEAGQGHEELSQLAGGCNDFATLLYIFEQCKTSPKPAAWCHKNGIHWRALKSALNVEKQLKEIANRLKENKDFPVEKFDGPRNEMLRHCLCAGYFSNVARRSVGRTFRTMDGHGSIIHIHPSSAVYLGEEGRQGMCLDACRSRHTCIQAFYAGSD